The Pantoea nemavictus genome includes a region encoding these proteins:
- a CDS encoding tautomerase family protein translates to MPVVNIQMFDGRDDAKPAIAKAVTEAIATHAKVDPQYVYVIFNDVTTSNWAISGEIFAETLKKSS, encoded by the coding sequence ATGCCAGTAGTTAATATCCAGATGTTCGATGGTCGTGATGATGCTAAACCTGCTATCGCTAAAGCAGTGACTGAAGCTATTGCCACCCACGCTAAAGTTGACCCGCAGTATGTCTATGTCATTTTCAACGATGTAACCACCAGCAACTGGGCTATCTCAGGTGAGATTTTTGCTGAGACGCTGAAAAAGTCGAGCTGA
- a CDS encoding transporter substrate-binding domain-containing protein has product MTMKRPTTIGLALLPLLAISAAHADMMANIKSSGELKCAVYSDVPPFSSPDPKTRQLAGMDIDLCNALAKQMNVKLTLVPTSVEARIAVIATGRADVLIANLAYTKTRGNQIQFSDPYYVAKEMLLVKAPLADKPLSYFQGKRISATKGTTSEQSIHIKGGKAVTFQDSASAFLALQQNKSVGFVTNTMTGIKTISQAKKDGINLAMIKEPMALEPIGVGMKRDEPALLASVNSSLKAMDDDGTIDKIWDTWIGPNTEYKMVREERVQPLSSLKFEPLE; this is encoded by the coding sequence ATGACCATGAAAAGACCTACCACCATCGGGCTGGCACTGCTGCCGCTACTGGCTATTTCGGCTGCGCATGCAGACATGATGGCGAACATCAAATCCAGCGGCGAGCTGAAGTGTGCGGTCTATTCGGACGTCCCGCCCTTCTCCTCTCCGGACCCAAAAACACGCCAGCTGGCGGGGATGGATATCGATCTGTGTAACGCGCTGGCGAAGCAGATGAACGTCAAGCTGACGCTGGTGCCGACTTCGGTTGAAGCGCGCATTGCGGTAATCGCCACCGGGCGCGCCGACGTGCTTATCGCCAACCTTGCCTACACCAAAACCCGCGGCAACCAGATTCAGTTCAGCGATCCCTATTACGTCGCCAAAGAGATGCTGCTGGTGAAAGCACCGCTGGCCGATAAGCCGCTGAGCTACTTCCAGGGGAAACGCATCAGCGCCACTAAAGGCACCACCTCTGAGCAGTCGATCCACATCAAAGGCGGCAAAGCGGTGACTTTCCAGGATTCAGCCTCCGCGTTCCTCGCGCTGCAGCAGAACAAGTCAGTGGGCTTCGTCACCAACACCATGACCGGCATCAAAACCATCTCGCAGGCGAAAAAAGACGGCATCAATCTGGCGATGATTAAAGAGCCCATGGCGCTGGAGCCGATTGGTGTCGGCATGAAGCGTGACGAGCCGGCACTGCTGGCCAGCGTCAACAGCAGCCTGAAGGCGATGGATGATGATGGCACTATCGACAAAATCTGGGACACCTGGATTGGACCAAATACCGAATACAAAATGGTGCGCGAAGAGCGCGTGCAGCCGCTCTCCAGTCTGAAATTTGAACCGCTGGAATAA
- the grxB gene encoding glutaredoxin 2 — MKLYVYDHCPFCVRSRMIFGLKDVACEIITLPNDDEATPTRLIGKKMLPVLVTESNEAIGESLDIVKYIDENYGSAVVTVPDNSAIETWMEEATKLIYPLAIPRWASADFDEFRQDAARHYFVSKKEAVFGPFARLMEQTDSLVAEINAKLEVLELLLSQQERDSGHFSLTDIRLFPLLRSLSIVKGITWPAGVDEWRREMAVKSHVNLNDDVAI, encoded by the coding sequence ATGAAACTTTATGTGTACGACCACTGCCCATTCTGCGTGCGCTCACGCATGATTTTTGGCTTGAAAGATGTTGCGTGCGAGATCATTACGCTGCCGAATGATGACGAAGCAACACCAACTCGTCTTATCGGCAAAAAAATGCTGCCGGTTCTGGTCACTGAAAGCAATGAAGCGATTGGTGAAAGCCTGGACATCGTCAAATACATTGATGAAAACTACGGTTCGGCGGTGGTGACGGTGCCTGATAATTCAGCTATCGAAACCTGGATGGAAGAGGCGACAAAACTGATTTATCCGCTGGCGATTCCGCGCTGGGCAAGCGCTGATTTTGACGAGTTTCGTCAGGATGCTGCGAGACACTATTTTGTCAGTAAGAAAGAAGCCGTTTTCGGTCCCTTCGCTCGTTTGATGGAACAAACCGACAGCCTGGTGGCGGAGATAAATGCCAAACTCGAGGTTCTTGAGCTGTTGCTCTCGCAGCAAGAGCGGGATAGCGGGCATTTCTCGTTGACGGATATCCGTCTTTTCCCACTGCTGCGCTCGTTATCCATTGTTAAAGGGATAACGTGGCCAGCCGGGGTAGATGAATGGCGCAGAGAGATGGCCGTAAAATCCCATGTTAATCTCAATGACGACGTCGCTATCTGA
- a CDS encoding carboxylesterase/lipase family protein — translation MEGNKLTGLNRWLSDFLAPVSAPQWPDEIPHEVDLPRGKLRGSSYDGVNIYRGIPYAQPPVGKRRFAPPVPVQPWKGVKDATQFGPMSYQDGKGNFSEDCLYLNIWSPEASSTAALPVYVFIHGGGYVLGSGSQPLYEGKHLAQQGIVVVTLNYRLGTLGFLPSAAAYEEHGTTGNWGLLDMVAALKWVQENIRAFGGDPSRVTVGGESAGSYAVSTLIVSPLARGLFDQAIMQSGSLPNATAVAPENVLSLAQAHDKAAHFFDKLGLKDDAKGLAALRELPVYKLLAVSAESTLQPPQVAGFWPVPDGHVYHADPMETVAKGEINPVRLLAGFNTDEGSLFVPAEATEQHYVSLIESAFGDNAAEVLQRFPVNMEYSAAARMNQLITLGLLRSGVYLYADALARHREVYVYHFDYVDPDLATTGLGVIHGSELKFIFNNLIDADTWNEEAKNVANEMQVAWINFIKHGNPNVPSENQPWQKYDPASPQEMHIAVERKMQPVVDRDDVVFINQRLQRQR, via the coding sequence ATGGAAGGTAATAAGCTAACGGGCCTAAACCGCTGGTTGTCAGATTTTCTGGCGCCAGTCAGTGCCCCGCAATGGCCAGACGAAATTCCACATGAAGTTGACTTACCACGGGGTAAGCTGCGCGGCAGCTCGTACGACGGCGTAAATATTTATCGTGGCATTCCTTATGCGCAGCCGCCTGTAGGAAAGCGCCGTTTTGCACCTCCCGTTCCGGTTCAACCCTGGAAAGGCGTCAAGGATGCGACGCAGTTTGGGCCGATGAGCTATCAGGATGGTAAGGGTAATTTCTCCGAAGACTGTCTGTATCTGAATATCTGGAGCCCGGAGGCCAGCAGCACAGCGGCGCTTCCGGTTTACGTTTTCATTCACGGTGGCGGCTACGTTCTGGGAAGCGGCTCTCAACCGCTTTACGAAGGAAAACATCTGGCTCAGCAGGGTATCGTGGTTGTCACTCTGAACTACCGTCTGGGCACGCTGGGCTTTCTGCCCTCGGCTGCTGCGTATGAAGAACATGGCACCACGGGCAACTGGGGACTGCTCGATATGGTTGCTGCTCTCAAATGGGTACAGGAAAATATCCGGGCATTTGGTGGTGATCCCTCGCGCGTCACGGTGGGTGGAGAATCCGCTGGCTCTTACGCGGTCAGTACGCTGATTGTTTCTCCGCTTGCCAGGGGCTTATTTGATCAGGCGATTATGCAAAGCGGAAGCCTGCCTAACGCCACGGCGGTTGCACCAGAAAATGTTCTCTCTCTTGCACAGGCCCACGATAAGGCAGCGCATTTTTTTGATAAGTTGGGATTGAAGGATGATGCAAAAGGTCTGGCCGCTTTAAGGGAACTGCCTGTCTATAAATTGTTGGCCGTTTCAGCTGAGTCTACTCTGCAGCCACCGCAAGTCGCCGGCTTCTGGCCCGTGCCTGACGGACACGTTTATCATGCAGACCCCATGGAAACTGTCGCAAAAGGTGAGATAAATCCGGTCAGGTTGCTTGCAGGGTTTAATACCGATGAAGGGAGTCTTTTCGTACCCGCAGAGGCAACTGAACAGCACTATGTATCACTCATCGAGAGTGCCTTTGGTGACAATGCCGCTGAGGTTTTGCAACGTTTTCCGGTCAACATGGAATACAGCGCTGCAGCGCGCATGAACCAGCTTATTACGCTGGGATTACTGCGCAGTGGTGTTTATCTGTATGCCGATGCGCTGGCACGTCATCGCGAAGTCTATGTCTATCACTTCGATTATGTCGATCCGGATCTCGCTACGACTGGATTGGGCGTTATTCATGGCTCGGAGCTAAAGTTTATTTTCAATAATCTTATCGATGCTGATACCTGGAATGAAGAGGCGAAGAATGTTGCCAATGAAATGCAGGTGGCGTGGATTAATTTTATTAAGCATGGCAATCCGAATGTCCCGTCTGAAAACCAGCCATGGCAAAAATATGATCCCGCCTCGCCGCAAGAGATGCATATTGCTGTAGAAAGAAAAATGCAGCCGGTTGTAGACCGTGATGATGTGGTGTTCATTAACCAACGATTACAGCGTCAGCGATAA
- a CDS encoding putative quinol monooxygenase translates to MKNEITCVFNLAVNDGQFPAFKALVSRVVEATSKEPGTLSYVYSVSDDQKTAHIVERYRQQDLVSHVDHTFAPFAETFLSLVTITGLTVYGEPDDEIRKRLDPFGAVYMTPFDGFTR, encoded by the coding sequence ATGAAAAATGAAATTACCTGCGTGTTTAACCTGGCCGTCAATGACGGACAATTTCCTGCGTTTAAAGCATTGGTATCACGCGTAGTCGAAGCCACCAGTAAAGAACCCGGCACGCTGAGTTACGTCTACAGCGTCAGCGACGATCAGAAAACAGCGCACATCGTTGAGCGTTATCGTCAGCAAGACCTGGTGAGCCATGTTGATCACACATTCGCACCTTTCGCTGAAACCTTTCTCTCCTTAGTCACTATCACTGGCCTGACGGTTTACGGCGAACCCGATGATGAAATTCGTAAGCGTTTAGATCCCTTTGGTGCCGTGTATATGACGCCTTTTGATGGATTTACCCGTTAA
- a CDS encoding family 16 glycoside hydrolase — MFKKSGLLTVGCMMAFSADASTALTLPAKDFNLIGVTLEEGNFKGSEALRMSMPSRQWQDPDKETLTDRNFMAWLPINFHSGIIEVDLASTLAAGAPGYARGFAGVSFRIQPDGSFENIYLRPTNSQSQDQVRRNHSVQYFAYPNFRFDRLRKEAPERYETYADIKLNEWTHVKIVVSSQHATLYLNNNPTPAFMVNDLKLGSKAQGGVGIWIESGTNAWFKNLKITAESK, encoded by the coding sequence ATGTTTAAAAAAAGTGGATTATTAACGGTTGGCTGCATGATGGCTTTCAGCGCAGACGCCAGTACAGCATTAACTTTACCCGCTAAGGATTTCAACCTAATCGGTGTCACTTTGGAAGAAGGCAATTTTAAAGGAAGTGAAGCCTTACGCATGTCGATGCCTTCTCGTCAGTGGCAGGACCCTGATAAAGAGACGCTAACCGATCGCAATTTTATGGCGTGGCTACCGATTAACTTCCATAGCGGCATCATTGAAGTCGATCTTGCCAGTACGCTGGCGGCAGGAGCGCCGGGTTACGCAAGGGGTTTTGCGGGCGTATCATTTCGCATTCAGCCAGATGGCAGCTTCGAAAACATCTACCTACGTCCAACTAATAGTCAGTCGCAGGATCAAGTACGTCGTAATCACAGCGTTCAATATTTTGCTTATCCAAATTTTCGATTCGACAGGCTGCGTAAAGAAGCGCCTGAGCGTTATGAGACCTACGCGGACATTAAACTCAATGAATGGACTCATGTGAAAATCGTAGTTTCAAGTCAGCATGCCACGCTGTATTTGAATAATAATCCAACACCGGCCTTCATGGTCAACGATCTTAAATTGGGTAGCAAAGCTCAGGGCGGTGTCGGTATTTGGATTGAGTCAGGTACCAATGCCTGGTTCAAAAATTTAAAAATCACGGCAGAGAGCAAATAA
- a CDS encoding LysR family transcriptional regulator, whose amino-acid sequence MPTVISTESFSSIVHFVTAANASSFTEAAEQLGVSKSAIGKSIQRLEHNLGIPLFHRTTRKISLTTEGEAYLASCQSALETLQMAEMALRSKLTEPTGTVRIDLPAAFGRSVMMPVLMDMTKRYPHLKLTITFNDRIIDPLDIGFDLAIRFGPVKDTTDLIARKLNDQHLIICASPAYISTYGKPETLTELADHRCILAWRGGAPLSWLIRDESGRDIRLKPTPFHQISDGDAMIDACIAGAGLIQFPEALLRPHIQAGKLVPLLAACNPAPTELNVIWPRARHLLPGVRFIIDELIELAAQKAFE is encoded by the coding sequence ATGCCAACAGTGATTTCTACCGAATCTTTCAGCAGTATCGTCCACTTTGTGACGGCGGCTAACGCCAGTAGCTTTACTGAAGCTGCTGAACAGTTGGGCGTGTCGAAATCGGCCATTGGTAAAAGTATTCAGCGACTTGAGCATAATCTCGGCATTCCACTGTTTCATCGCACTACACGTAAAATCAGCCTGACCACGGAAGGCGAAGCGTATCTGGCAAGCTGCCAGAGTGCGCTGGAAACCCTGCAAATGGCCGAGATGGCGCTGCGTTCAAAGCTAACGGAACCCACTGGCACAGTGAGGATTGATTTGCCAGCCGCCTTTGGCCGCTCGGTGATGATGCCGGTACTGATGGACATGACTAAGCGCTATCCGCATCTGAAGCTAACCATCACGTTTAACGATCGCATCATTGATCCGCTGGATATTGGTTTTGACCTCGCCATCCGCTTTGGTCCAGTTAAAGACACCACCGACCTCATCGCGCGTAAGCTGAACGACCAGCATTTGATTATCTGCGCGTCACCCGCCTATATTTCGACGTACGGAAAACCTGAGACACTGACCGAATTGGCCGATCACCGCTGTATTCTGGCCTGGCGCGGTGGCGCGCCGCTTAGCTGGCTCATCCGTGACGAGAGCGGCAGGGACATCAGACTTAAACCCACACCTTTTCATCAAATCAGTGATGGCGATGCCATGATCGATGCCTGTATTGCCGGGGCCGGCTTGATTCAGTTTCCTGAAGCGCTTTTGCGACCCCATATCCAGGCTGGAAAACTGGTGCCACTGCTTGCCGCCTGCAATCCAGCGCCCACCGAGCTAAATGTTATATGGCCCCGCGCCCGTCATTTACTCCCCGGTGTACGTTTTATCATTGATGAGTTGATCGAATTAGCGGCACAAAAAGCATTCGAGTGA
- the pxpB gene encoding 5-oxoprolinase subunit PxpB, whose amino-acid sequence MPVTSHSALQPASAPALACSSDIKLSTIGARAWLVEAPGGFDLPAQRRIWSLACLLHADEAIEALIPGVTNLLVLFRHIPADETAVRMQLHAAWDQAQAISPQGKLIEIPVHYGGEHATDLEAVCRHTGLSPREVVRLHHQSEYTVFALGSAPGFGYLHGLDPQLATPRKKVPSLSMLKGTVTIGGAQAGVSALTGPNGWNAIGFAELAVFDPLAESPALMAPGDRIRFLPQRIEL is encoded by the coding sequence ATGCCCGTGACGTCGCACTCTGCTCTCCAGCCCGCCAGCGCCCCCGCGCTGGCTTGCTCCTCTGATATCAAACTCTCCACCATTGGTGCACGTGCGTGGCTGGTGGAAGCGCCGGGCGGTTTCGATCTCCCGGCACAGCGCCGCATCTGGTCGCTGGCGTGCCTGCTGCATGCCGACGAAGCGATTGAAGCGCTGATTCCCGGTGTCACCAACCTGCTGGTGCTGTTCCGCCATATTCCAGCCGATGAAACCGCCGTGCGCATGCAGTTGCACGCCGCCTGGGATCAGGCGCAGGCGATCAGCCCGCAGGGCAAACTGATTGAAATTCCCGTGCATTATGGCGGCGAACACGCCACCGATCTCGAAGCCGTGTGTCGTCATACCGGTCTGAGCCCGCGTGAGGTGGTACGTCTGCATCATCAAAGCGAATACACGGTGTTTGCCTTAGGCAGCGCGCCGGGCTTCGGCTATCTGCATGGTTTAGATCCGCAGCTAGCGACGCCGCGTAAGAAAGTGCCGTCGCTCAGCATGCTGAAAGGCACCGTCACCATCGGCGGCGCGCAGGCGGGCGTCTCGGCGCTGACCGGTCCAAACGGCTGGAATGCTATTGGCTTTGCCGAACTGGCGGTGTTTGACCCGCTGGCGGAATCCCCTGCGCTGATGGCGCCGGGCGATCGCATCCGTTTTCTTCCGCAGAGGATTGAGCTGTGA
- a CDS encoding DMT family transporter — protein MNARLGVLLKILAALCATLMLACVKGLNGAIPTGEVIFFRSFIALFPLLIWLKVQGNVLENLKTRNLFGHFIRGFSGTGGMYFNYLALVYISLADATALSYAAPLFTVILAAMLLKERVRMSRWVAVVVGLSGILIMLSSSLNASGALFSSQASNATTSLGVAFALIAALCSATSNVQIRFLNGIEKPGAIVFYFSLMTTLIGLATALFGWTQPNALQLLLLVGCGLFGGLAQILVTLSLRYADASLLAPFDYTTLVWSMLIGYLFLHSLPGSTTLLGASVVALAGIFTVWRENRQRKLAMVSSTP, from the coding sequence ATGAATGCCCGATTAGGCGTGTTACTGAAGATTTTGGCCGCGCTATGCGCCACGTTGATGCTGGCGTGCGTGAAGGGGCTGAACGGTGCGATTCCCACCGGCGAAGTGATTTTTTTCCGCAGTTTTATCGCCCTGTTTCCGCTGTTGATATGGCTAAAAGTGCAGGGCAACGTGCTGGAAAACCTTAAAACGCGCAACCTGTTTGGCCACTTCATTCGTGGTTTTTCCGGCACCGGCGGCATGTATTTTAACTATCTGGCGCTGGTGTACATCTCGCTGGCCGATGCGACGGCGCTGAGCTACGCGGCACCGCTGTTTACCGTCATTTTGGCGGCGATGCTGCTTAAAGAGCGGGTGCGCATGTCGCGCTGGGTAGCGGTGGTGGTGGGGTTATCCGGCATTTTGATTATGCTTTCCTCCAGTCTGAACGCCAGCGGCGCGCTATTTTCCAGCCAGGCCAGCAACGCGACGACCAGCCTCGGCGTGGCGTTTGCGTTGATTGCGGCGCTCTGTTCGGCGACCTCGAACGTGCAAATCCGCTTTCTTAACGGCATCGAGAAGCCGGGCGCGATTGTGTTCTATTTCTCGCTGATGACCACCCTTATCGGCCTGGCAACTGCGCTGTTTGGCTGGACCCAACCCAACGCGTTGCAGCTGTTACTGCTGGTGGGCTGCGGCTTGTTTGGCGGGCTGGCGCAGATTTTAGTGACGCTAAGCCTGCGTTACGCCGATGCCTCGCTGCTGGCGCCGTTCGATTACACCACGCTGGTGTGGTCGATGCTGATTGGGTATCTGTTTCTGCATAGTTTGCCGGGCAGCACCACTTTACTGGGGGCATCAGTTGTGGCGCTGGCCGGCATTTTCACGGTGTGGCGTGAGAATCGACAGCGTAAACTGGCGATGGTGAGCAGTACGCCTTAG
- a CDS encoding RraA family protein, producing MSAGNRIYLRRPADAEPLLEAFRCLPAAVVADCMSRLPALSSEISLKTAPRQPIMCGLAVTVKARSGDNLMLHKALDMAGRNDVIILSNEGDRSQSLMGEVMATYAKQRGMEGIVLDGPVRDIDGLSRMDFPLYAAGHTPGGPFKDGPGEINVPIACGKIHVSPGDIVLGDADGVIVIPRQDAARILEAAQAYLIVDERNFELAKTGSLERSWLDETLRSKQVEIIDDVFR from the coding sequence ATGAGCGCAGGAAACCGAATCTATTTACGTCGTCCGGCCGATGCCGAACCGCTGCTGGAAGCCTTTCGCTGTTTGCCGGCTGCGGTGGTAGCCGATTGCATGAGCCGCTTGCCCGCGTTGTCGTCGGAGATCAGCCTGAAAACCGCGCCGCGCCAGCCGATAATGTGCGGCCTGGCCGTTACGGTCAAAGCCCGCTCTGGCGACAACCTGATGCTACATAAAGCGTTAGACATGGCGGGCCGTAACGATGTGATCATCCTGTCGAACGAAGGCGATCGCAGTCAGTCATTGATGGGCGAAGTGATGGCGACTTACGCCAAACAGCGCGGCATGGAAGGCATTGTGCTGGATGGGCCGGTACGTGATATCGACGGTTTGTCGCGCATGGACTTCCCCCTGTACGCCGCCGGTCACACGCCGGGCGGCCCATTTAAGGATGGTCCGGGTGAAATCAATGTGCCGATTGCCTGCGGCAAAATCCACGTCTCACCGGGCGATATCGTGTTGGGCGATGCGGATGGCGTGATTGTCATTCCACGCCAGGATGCGGCGCGTATTCTCGAAGCGGCACAGGCCTATTTGATTGTTGATGAACGCAACTTCGAGCTGGCAAAAACCGGCTCGCTGGAGCGCAGCTGGCTGGATGAGACGCTGCGCAGCAAGCAGGTTGAAATCATTGATGATGTGTTTCGTTAA
- a CDS encoding 5-oxoprolinase/urea amidolyase family protein, whose product MIEIEQSGALNTVQDLGRFNFRHMGVSVSGAMDALALRAGNLLLGNDENAAALEVQLFPFRMRFLQDSSIAVTGADCRPTLDGTPLPPWWGCGVRAGQLLELRYPRSGARGYVCVAGGIDVPLVLGSRSTALRGGFGGVDGRPLQRGDRLALGESRVPPLPVSGIGIEPPDSALQSWFPRNNAGEIQLRAIPSGEYPLFAADAARFWQQSWQVSNQSNRTGYRLAGDPIFPSESVEMRSYGLIPGIVQVPPGGEPIIQLSDANTAGGYPKIAGVIEQDLWRLGQVLPGQSIQLIQSDAREAIAIEQEVARWLNRLRLSCQPLRKALTV is encoded by the coding sequence GTGATTGAGATCGAACAGAGCGGTGCGCTGAATACGGTACAGGATTTAGGACGTTTCAACTTCCGCCACATGGGCGTATCGGTGAGCGGCGCGATGGATGCGCTGGCGCTGCGTGCTGGTAATTTGCTGCTGGGCAATGATGAAAACGCGGCGGCACTTGAAGTGCAGCTGTTCCCGTTTCGCATGCGTTTTCTGCAGGACAGCAGCATCGCGGTGACCGGTGCCGATTGTCGACCCACGCTGGATGGCACGCCGCTGCCGCCATGGTGGGGCTGCGGCGTGCGCGCCGGGCAACTGCTGGAGCTGCGTTACCCGCGCAGCGGCGCGCGTGGCTACGTGTGTGTCGCCGGCGGGATTGATGTGCCGCTGGTGCTCGGTTCGCGCAGTACCGCGCTGCGCGGCGGTTTCGGTGGTGTTGATGGACGCCCGCTTCAGCGTGGCGATCGGCTGGCGCTGGGCGAAAGCCGCGTGCCGCCGCTGCCGGTAAGCGGCATCGGTATTGAACCGCCGGACAGCGCCTTGCAGAGCTGGTTTCCGCGTAACAACGCCGGTGAAATACAGCTGCGCGCCATACCGTCGGGCGAATATCCGCTGTTTGCCGCCGATGCCGCACGTTTCTGGCAGCAGTCGTGGCAAGTCTCCAATCAAAGCAATCGCACCGGCTATCGACTGGCGGGCGATCCCATTTTCCCATCCGAAAGCGTTGAGATGCGATCCTACGGTTTGATCCCCGGCATTGTGCAGGTGCCGCCGGGTGGCGAACCGATTATCCAGCTCAGCGATGCCAATACCGCCGGCGGATATCCGAAGATCGCCGGGGTGATCGAGCAGGATCTGTGGCGACTTGGGCAGGTGCTGCCGGGTCAGTCGATCCAGCTGATCCAGAGCGATGCGCGCGAAGCCATCGCCATCGAACAGGAAGTTGCGCGCTGGCTGAATCGGCTGCGCCTCAGCTGCCAGCCACTGCGTAAAGCCCTTACCGTTTAA
- a CDS encoding LysR family transcriptional regulator, whose translation MERIECDRMFIAVMETGSFTAAAQRLDVSHGQASKLISRLERELGVTLLRRSTRSLTPTEVGRAYYEQIRQLIANYDALNDSVRNSSNTPSGILRISAPVTFGTLQMPDLLIEFAHRYPDIELDVRFADRLVNVIDEGFDLALRIGKLDDSSLIARRLCDIRIVLVASPDYLSARGTPSHWEQLTEHDCVVDTNFREPYLWPFIDENQQLITQAVNGRMKFSNAEVCLNAAIAGLGISRLPGFVVSEALKTGKLQTVLPSSEAPPMGLYAVYPPAKYIAHKSRALIDFLVEAFAGTPRWE comes from the coding sequence ATGGAAAGAATTGAATGTGACCGCATGTTCATCGCGGTAATGGAAACCGGTAGTTTTACGGCGGCAGCGCAACGGCTTGATGTCAGCCATGGACAGGCATCAAAACTGATCTCACGTCTTGAGCGTGAACTGGGCGTGACGTTGCTGCGACGCAGCACCCGTTCGTTGACGCCTACCGAAGTGGGGCGCGCTTATTACGAACAGATTCGTCAGCTCATCGCCAACTATGATGCCCTCAATGACTCGGTCCGAAACTCCTCGAACACCCCTTCAGGCATATTGCGTATATCAGCGCCGGTGACCTTCGGCACACTGCAAATGCCGGATTTGTTGATCGAGTTCGCGCATCGCTATCCTGATATCGAACTCGACGTGCGTTTTGCTGACCGCCTGGTAAACGTTATCGATGAAGGATTTGATCTGGCCTTACGTATTGGCAAGTTGGATGACAGCAGCTTAATTGCCAGAAGACTCTGTGATATCAGGATTGTCCTTGTCGCTTCGCCTGACTACCTCTCAGCACGGGGAACGCCCAGCCATTGGGAGCAACTCACTGAACATGACTGCGTAGTGGACACGAATTTTCGAGAACCTTACCTGTGGCCATTTATTGATGAAAATCAGCAGCTCATCACGCAGGCAGTGAATGGCAGAATGAAATTTTCCAATGCAGAAGTGTGTTTAAATGCCGCCATTGCAGGGTTAGGCATATCCCGCCTGCCTGGGTTTGTGGTCAGCGAGGCGTTGAAAACGGGTAAGCTTCAGACCGTACTTCCCTCGTCGGAAGCACCGCCAATGGGGCTGTATGCCGTCTATCCGCCGGCAAAATATATTGCGCATAAATCCCGTGCACTCATCGATTTCCTGGTTGAAGCCTTTGCCGGCACACCGCGGTGGGAATAA
- a CDS encoding DoxX family protein, with product MFDTRTTPYAALVMRLSLGILFLAHFGLKFFVFTPAGTAKFFASLGLPGGLAYLTMAVELIGAIALILGIYTRIVAVVLIPVLLGAIVTVHGPAGFFFTNPNGGWEFPAFWIVGLIVLALTGDGKFALKPTTVKK from the coding sequence ATGTTCGATACCCGTACAACACCTTATGCAGCTCTGGTCATGCGCCTGTCTTTAGGCATACTTTTTCTTGCGCACTTCGGGCTGAAGTTTTTTGTCTTCACACCGGCAGGTACCGCTAAATTCTTTGCATCGCTGGGTTTGCCGGGTGGTCTGGCTTACCTCACCATGGCAGTAGAGTTAATTGGCGCGATTGCACTGATTCTGGGTATCTACACCCGTATTGTTGCTGTGGTGCTGATCCCGGTTTTACTGGGCGCCATTGTCACTGTGCATGGACCTGCAGGCTTCTTCTTTACTAACCCGAATGGTGGCTGGGAATTCCCTGCATTCTGGATTGTGGGTCTGATTGTTCTGGCATTGACCGGCGACGGCAAGTTTGCCCTCAAACCTACCACAGTAAAAAAATAA